From a single Brassica oleracea var. oleracea cultivar TO1000 chromosome C5, BOL, whole genome shotgun sequence genomic region:
- the LOC106343721 gene encoding protein-tyrosine sulfotransferase: MHMNPILKLALVWFILLASVLVSFAELEFGHCERVVKEWADTSSSREEHPPNIDKRSLQDLLFFLHVPRTGGRTYFHCFLRKLYDNAEECPRSYDKLHFDPRKQKCKLLATHDDYSLMSKLPRERTSVMTIVRDPVARVLSTYEFSVEVAARFLVHPNLTSATRMSGRIRKNNVISTLDIWPWKYLVPWMREDLFARRDARKLKGVVIIEDDNPYDMEEMLMPLHKYLDTPTAHDIIHNGATFQIAGLTNNSHLSEAHEVRHCVQKYRNLGEPVLQVAKRRLDSMLYVGLTEEHRESASLFANVVGSQVLSQLVTSNATAKTKTTKSEASVTVSESGSDKSEIQNGTSDKIEAKSGNMTVKTLMEVYEGCITHLRKSQGTRRVNSLKRISPANLTRGTRTRVPNEVIQQIKSLNYLDVELYKYAKEIFVKEHELVSKKMVSTSKRSIADLQNVFGEMEGEKLWKFVSVALMLLLLFLLYLFVNARRRITSKVKI; encoded by the exons ATGCATATGAATCCTATCTTGAAGCTGGCTCTCGTGTGGTTTATACTTCTCGCCTCAG TTCTTGTCTCCTTTGCGGAGCTTGAGTTTGGTCATTGCGAGAGAGTTGTGAAAGAGTGGGCGGATACTTCTTCATCTCGTGAAGAACATCCTCCTAACATAGACAAACGCTCGCTTCAGGATCTGCTCTTCTTTCTCCACGTCCCCCGAACTGGTGGCAGGACTTATTTCCACTG TTTCTTGAGGAAGTTGTATGATAACGCTGAGGAGTGTCCTCGCTCTTACGACAAGCTCCATTTCGATCCAAG GAAGCAAAAGTGCAAGTTGTTGGCCACGCATGATGATTATAGTTTAATGTCTAAGCTTCCGAGGGAGAGAACCTCGGTGATGACAATAGTCCGTGACCCTGTCGCTCGTGTGTTGAGCACTTATGAGTTTTCAGTAGAGGTAGCAGCTAGGTTCTTGGTGCATCCCAATTTAACTTCTGCGACAAGGATGTCTGGTCGCATCCGCAAGAATAATGTGATAAGCACGCTTGACATATGGCCATGGAAGTACCTTGTTCCATGGATGAGAGAAGACCTTTTTGCTCGG AGAGATGCACGAAAACTTAAGGGAGTAGTTATCATTGAGGACGACAACCCGTATGACATGGAGGAGATGCTTATGCCACTGCACAAATATCTTGATACCCCTACTGCTCATGACATAATCCACAATGGAGCAACCTTTCAG ATTGCAGGATTGACAAATAATTCGCATTTATCAGAAGCCCACGAGGTTCGGCATTGTGTGCAGAAGTACAGAAACCTCGGTGAGCCTGTTCTCCAAGTTGCCAAG AGAAGGTTGGACAGCATGTTGTATGTTGGACTGACAGAAGAGCACAGGGAATCTGCATCACTTTTTGCCAATGTAGTGGGCTCTCAAGTGCTTTCTCAATTGGTTACATCAAATGCAACTGCAAAAACCAAAACTACTAAATCAG AAGCAAGTGTTACAGTTTCAGAATCTGGATCAGATAAGAGTGAAATTCAG AATGGTACATCTGATAAGATAGAAGCTAAGAGTGGAAAT ATGACGGTGAAAACCTTAATGGAAGTCTACGAGGGATGCATTACTCATCTAAGAAAGTCACAAGGAACCAGACGGGTCAACTCCTTGAAGAGAATATCCCCAGCAAATTTAACCAGAGGG ACGCGCACAAGAGTTCCTAACGAGGTCATTCAGCAGATCAAATCGCTTAACTATCTAGATGTGGAGCTTTACAAGTATGCTAAAGAAATCTTTGTCAAAGAACATGAACTTGTGTCGAAGAAGATGGTTTCAACT TCTAAGAGAAGCATTGCTGATCTGCAGAACGTATTTGGAGAAATGGAGGGTGAGAAGCTGTGGAAGTTTGTATCAGTGGCGTTGATGCTTTTACTGCTCTTCCTCTTGTATCTATTTGTAAACGCTAGAAGGAGAATAACCTCTAAGGTTAAGATTTGA
- the LOC106343908 gene encoding uncharacterized protein LOC106343908 codes for MGTLHRSGAPRRTNENAKLIITTIVAMVFGFFIGITLPSVSFTKINLPSGFISSLDGGKSPEDFGSRHFPKIYVSTNPHGAELLPPGIIVAESDFYLRRLWGEPSEDLKKKPKYLVTFTVGFEQRNNINAAVKKFSEDFQILLFHYDGRTTEWDQFEWSKNAIHISAKKQTKWWYAKRFLHPDVVSAYEYIFIWDEDLGVEHFNAERYIELVKKHGLEISQPGLEPNNGLTWEMTKRRGDRDVHKETQEKPGWCSDPHLPPCAAFVEIMAPVFSREAWRCVWHMIQNDLVHGWGLDFALRRCVEPAHEKIGVVDSQWIIHQVIPSLGSQGESEKGKTPWQGVRERCRNEWTLFQNRVAEADKEYMEQQKVKE; via the exons TGAAAATGCAAAGCTTATCATCACTACAATAGTGGCAATGGTCTTTGGCTTTTTCATTGGTATCACTTTACCATCTGTTTCCTTTACTAAG ATTAACTTACCCTCAGGATTTATATCATCTCTTGATGGCGGCAAATCCCCTGAAGATTTTGGTTCTAGACACTTTCCTAAG ATATATGTTTCAACCAATCCCCATGGTGCTGAGCTACTCCCGCCTGGTATTATTGTGGCAGAATCAGATTTCTACTTGCGCAGATTGTGGGGTGAACCTAGTGAG GATTTGAAGAAGAAACCAAAATATCTTGTAACGTTTACAGTTGGGTTTGAGCAGAGGAACAATATCAATGCAGCTGTCAAGAAG TTTTCTGAAGATTTCCAAATTTTGCTGTTTCACTATGATGGCCGGACGACTGAGTGGGACCAGTTTGAGTGGTCAAAAAACGCAATCCACATCAGCGCAAAAAAGCAAACAAAATG GTGGTATGCAAAGAGATTTTTGCATCCTGATGTTGTCTCAGCTTACGAGTATATATTTATATGGGATGAAGATCTTGGAGTCGAGCATTTCAATGCAGAAAG GTACATTGAGTTAGTTAAGAAGCATGGTTTGGAGATTTCTCAGCCAGGCTTGGAGCCAAACAACGGACTTACATGGGAAATGACAAAGAGGAGAGGTGACCGAGATGTCCACAA AGAAACTCAAGAAAAACCAGGATGGTGCAGTGATCCGCATTTACCTCCATGTGCTGC GTTTGTTGAGATTATGGCACCGGTGTTTTCTAGAGAAGCATGGCGATGTGTCTGGCATATGATTCAG AATGATCTTGTCCATGGATGGGGTCTTGATTTTGCTCTCAGGCGATGCGTTGAG CCTGCTCATGAGAAGATTGGTGTAGTAGATTCACAATGGATTATCCATCAAGTGATTCCTTCCCTTGGAAGCCAG GGTGAGTCAGAGAAGGGGAAAACACCATGGCAAGGG GTGAGGGAAAGATGCAGAAACGAATGGACATTGTTCCAGAACCGCGTGGCAGAAGCAGATAAAGAGTACATGGAACAACAAAAGGTAAAAGAATAA
- the LOC106295003 gene encoding GATA transcription factor 11-like isoform X1, producing MNWLPEEEFKGLSDNFFDDFINHIDFPLEDIDTTNGEGGDWDAKFKELEPPPMDMFTTFPSELNSCGVASKAGIKKNVSVLKQSDASAALSGINDTLNQSSSHPDVKVSKLFQSSSPVSVLESSDGSFSPPNSTSLRLTFPVKGLRSKRKRPTTLRRRHLYPFEPEKLTPGESKSETYYSYEKHAKKKRKIFTTNHTVSSSSEAIDSDGVVRRCTHCETTKTPQWREGPNGPKTLCNACGVRFRSGRLVPEYRPASSPTFIPSVHSNSHRKIIEMRSREGDQFGKRAV from the exons ATGAACTGGTTACCAGAGGAGGAGTTCAAAGGTCTCTCGGACAATTTCTTTGATGATTTCATCAACCATATCGATTTTCCGCTAGAAGACATCGATACCACCAATGGTGAGGGAGGAGATTGGGACGCCAAATTTAAAGAACTCGAGCCTCCTCCCATGGATATGTTCACCACTTTTCCCTCTGAGCTCAACTCTTGTGGCGTTGCCAGCAAGGCCGGGATAAAGAAGAACGTATCTGTTTTG AAACAGTCTGATGCTTCTGCAGCCTTGTCTGGCATAAACGACACTCTTAACCAATCTTCGTCACATCCTGATGTCAAAGTCTCTAAGCTGTTTCAGTCTTCAAGCCCAGTGTCAGTTCTTGAGAGCAGCGACGGTTCTTTCTCGCCACCAAACTCCACTTCTCTGAGATTGACTTTCCCTGTGAAAGGCTTGAGAAGCAAGCGCAAACGCCCCACTACACTGAGACGTAGACACCTCTACCCGTTTGAGCCGGAGAAGTTAACCCCGGGGGAATCCAAGTCCGAGACTTACTATTCTTATGAGAAACATGCCAAGAAGAAACGAAAGATTTTCACCACCAACCACACAGTGTCATCCAGTTCAGAGGCAATAGACTCTGATGGGGTAGTCAGGAGATGCACTCACTGTGAGACAACCAAGACTCCTCAGTGGAGGGAAGGACCCAATGGGCCAAAGACCCTCTGCAACGCTTGTGGGGTCAGGTTCAGATCTGGCCGTCTAGTTCCAGAGTACAGACCAGCTTCAAGCCCGACCTTCATCCCATCTGTGCATTCAAACTCACACAGGAAGATCATAGAGATGAGGAGTAGGGAAGGTGATCAGTTTGGCAAGAGAGCAGTGTAG
- the LOC106295003 gene encoding GATA transcription factor 11-like isoform X2, translating to MNWLPEEEFKGLSDNFFDDFINHIDFPLEDIDTTNGEGGDWDAKFKELEPPPMDMFTTFPSELNSCGVASKAGIKKNVSVLSDASAALSGINDTLNQSSSHPDVKVSKLFQSSSPVSVLESSDGSFSPPNSTSLRLTFPVKGLRSKRKRPTTLRRRHLYPFEPEKLTPGESKSETYYSYEKHAKKKRKIFTTNHTVSSSSEAIDSDGVVRRCTHCETTKTPQWREGPNGPKTLCNACGVRFRSGRLVPEYRPASSPTFIPSVHSNSHRKIIEMRSREGDQFGKRAV from the exons ATGAACTGGTTACCAGAGGAGGAGTTCAAAGGTCTCTCGGACAATTTCTTTGATGATTTCATCAACCATATCGATTTTCCGCTAGAAGACATCGATACCACCAATGGTGAGGGAGGAGATTGGGACGCCAAATTTAAAGAACTCGAGCCTCCTCCCATGGATATGTTCACCACTTTTCCCTCTGAGCTCAACTCTTGTGGCGTTGCCAGCAAGGCCGGGATAAAGAAGAACGTATCTGTTTTG TCTGATGCTTCTGCAGCCTTGTCTGGCATAAACGACACTCTTAACCAATCTTCGTCACATCCTGATGTCAAAGTCTCTAAGCTGTTTCAGTCTTCAAGCCCAGTGTCAGTTCTTGAGAGCAGCGACGGTTCTTTCTCGCCACCAAACTCCACTTCTCTGAGATTGACTTTCCCTGTGAAAGGCTTGAGAAGCAAGCGCAAACGCCCCACTACACTGAGACGTAGACACCTCTACCCGTTTGAGCCGGAGAAGTTAACCCCGGGGGAATCCAAGTCCGAGACTTACTATTCTTATGAGAAACATGCCAAGAAGAAACGAAAGATTTTCACCACCAACCACACAGTGTCATCCAGTTCAGAGGCAATAGACTCTGATGGGGTAGTCAGGAGATGCACTCACTGTGAGACAACCAAGACTCCTCAGTGGAGGGAAGGACCCAATGGGCCAAAGACCCTCTGCAACGCTTGTGGGGTCAGGTTCAGATCTGGCCGTCTAGTTCCAGAGTACAGACCAGCTTCAAGCCCGACCTTCATCCCATCTGTGCATTCAAACTCACACAGGAAGATCATAGAGATGAGGAGTAGGGAAGGTGATCAGTTTGGCAAGAGAGCAGTGTAG